One window from the genome of Hippocampus zosterae strain Florida chromosome 7, ASM2543408v3, whole genome shotgun sequence encodes:
- the triqk gene encoding triple QxxK/R motif-containing protein, with translation MGKKDASATNLPVDQYRKQIGKQDYKKTKSVLKATRLKAEAKKSSSGFRDAFLLVVAILFFVVCVYAFFYLNLSNEINMDMDVD, from the exons ATGGGGAAGAAGGACGCCAGCGCCACCAACCTACCAGTTGATCAGTACAGGAAACAAATTG GTAAGCAGGactacaaaaagacaaaatcggTTCTGAAGGCCACGCGGCTCAAAGCGGAAGCCAAGAAGAGCTCCTCCGGATTCAGG gaCGCCTTTTTGCTCGTCGTGGCCATCTTGTTTTTTGTCGTCTGCGTCTACGCCTTTTTCTACCTCAACCTCAGCAACGAGATTAACATGGACATGGACGTGGACTGA